The following are encoded together in the Humulus lupulus chromosome 5, drHumLupu1.1, whole genome shotgun sequence genome:
- the LOC133777512 gene encoding uncharacterized protein LOC133777512 isoform X1 — translation MAITSSYTPTSKRLLFDRRYGWVIDKWKDPSEEALSGGRGMFCIAPLAKGFLKMASNSINHGASTAVKAFERPDLFSPQFKTTSPTSFGPLLVWCASVITQEMVEQISLKKKAKYHRIGEKCV, via the exons ATGGCAATCACCAGCTCCTACACACCAACTTCTAAGCGTCTTCTTTTCGATCGGCGTTACGGTTGGGT AATTGACAAATGGAAGGACCCATCGGAAGAAGCTCTGTCCGGTGGCCGGGGAAT gTTTTGCATTGCGCCTCTAGCAAAGGGTTTTCTAAAGATGGCTTCAAACTCG ATCAACCATGGTGCAAGCACAGCAGTGAAAGCTTTTGAAAGGCCAGACCTATTTTCACCACAG TTCAAAACCACTTCTCCAACAAGTTTTGGACCACTTCTTGTTTGGTGTGCGAGTGTAATTACCCAAGAAATGGTGGAGCAAATATCTTTGAAAAAAAAGGCGAAATATCATAGAATTGGAGAGAAATGTGTGTAA
- the LOC133777512 gene encoding uncharacterized protein LOC133777512 isoform X2: MAITSSYTPTSKRLLFDRRYGWVIDKWKDPSEEALSGGRGMFCIAPLAKGFLKMASNSINHGASTAVKAFERPDLFSPQPFDSSKPLLQQVLDHFLFGVRV; this comes from the exons ATGGCAATCACCAGCTCCTACACACCAACTTCTAAGCGTCTTCTTTTCGATCGGCGTTACGGTTGGGT AATTGACAAATGGAAGGACCCATCGGAAGAAGCTCTGTCCGGTGGCCGGGGAAT gTTTTGCATTGCGCCTCTAGCAAAGGGTTTTCTAAAGATGGCTTCAAACTCG ATCAACCATGGTGCAAGCACAGCAGTGAAAGCTTTTGAAAGGCCAGACCTATTTTCACCACAG CCTTTTGACAGTTCAAAACCACTTCTCCAACAAGTTTTGGACCACTTCTTGTTTGGTGTGCGAGTGTAA